Proteins from one Candidatus Roseilinea sp. genomic window:
- a CDS encoding hypothetical protein (possible pseudo, frameshifted), whose amino-acid sequence MDVDNDFEPSYIIPADKKAIVKELKQYAKAASSIWLATDPDREGEAISWHLTHALQPEIADKPVHRVEFHEITKDAIDYAFAHPRDIDTNAVNAQQARRILDRLVGYKLSPLLSDKLSRRGLSAGRVQSVALRLVVEREREIQAFTPIEYWSIEAELAKPSSREAFVARLFKLHGQEPDLKHEADAQRIVSELEGAAYRVVKVERKDRSRRPAAPFTTSTMQQEASRKLGFNARRTMAIAQQLYEGIDIGEGAVGLITYMRTDSVNVAESAQREARQFIAERYGVEFMPEAPPKYVSRAKNAQEAHEAIRPHIRLPHTGIGEGLPRSRPAQAV is encoded by the coding sequence GTGGATGTGGACAACGACTTCGAGCCTAGCTACATCATCCCTGCCGACAAGAAAGCGATCGTCAAGGAACTCAAGCAGTATGCCAAAGCCGCAAGTTCGATCTGGCTGGCGACCGACCCGGACCGAGAAGGCGAGGCCATCTCGTGGCATCTGACCCACGCGCTGCAGCCTGAAATCGCCGATAAGCCGGTGCACCGCGTCGAGTTCCACGAGATCACCAAGGACGCCATTGATTACGCCTTTGCCCACCCGCGCGATATTGACACGAACGCGGTGAACGCCCAACAAGCGCGCCGCATCCTCGACCGATTGGTGGGCTACAAGCTCAGCCCTTTGCTGAGCGACAAACTCAGCCGGCGCGGCCTGAGCGCCGGGCGCGTGCAATCCGTCGCCCTGCGCCTGGTCGTCGAGCGCGAGCGCGAAATCCAGGCCTTCACGCCGATCGAGTACTGGAGCATCGAGGCAGAACTCGCCAAGCCATCGTCTCGAGAGGCATTCGTTGCCCGGCTGTTCAAACTGCACGGCCAGGAACCAGACCTCAAGCATGAGGCCGACGCACAGCGCATCGTGAGTGAGCTGGAGGGCGCAGCGTATCGCGTCGTCAAGGTCGAGCGCAAGGATCGCTCGCGCCGGCCGGCAGCGCCGTTCACGACCAGCACCATGCAACAGGAAGCCAGCCGCAAGCTCGGCTTCAACGCCCGACGCACGATGGCCATCGCCCAACAACTCTACGAAGGCATAGACATCGGCGAAGGCGCGGTCGGCTTGATCACTTATATGCGCACCGACTCGGTGAACGTCGCCGAGAGCGCGCAGCGCGAGGCGCGCCAGTTCATCGCCGAACGCTACGGCGTGGAATTCATGCCGGAAGCCCCTCCTAAATATGTTTCACGCGCCAAGAACGCGCAGGAAGCGCACGAGGCGATCCGTCCCCACATCCGTCTTCCGCACACCGGAATCGGTGAAGGACTACCTCGATCGCGACCAGCTCAGGCTGTATGA